The Haloplanus sp. CK5-1 genome contains a region encoding:
- a CDS encoding OsmC family protein translates to MSLVDTSLQERLNRRIQGLRDAREIKPGHPSVEAETLRNYHARARADGFVFDADEPVSKVGGTGTAPRPLRYFLAGFAFCLQAQYVRNAIRLGIELDELSVDVEGEIDRRGGLGLRDRPADFEGIEYVTTLRTDAPEADVRRLVRAAEACCYVHGTLSRAVPLGGTTILNGSVLD, encoded by the coding sequence ATGTCGCTCGTCGACACGTCGCTCCAGGAGCGGTTGAATCGCCGGATCCAAGGCCTTCGGGACGCCCGTGAGATCAAGCCCGGTCACCCCAGCGTCGAGGCCGAAACCCTTCGAAATTACCACGCACGGGCGCGAGCGGACGGGTTCGTCTTCGATGCCGACGAACCCGTCTCGAAGGTCGGGGGAACGGGGACGGCGCCGCGACCCCTGCGGTACTTCCTCGCGGGCTTTGCCTTCTGTCTGCAGGCCCAGTACGTCCGCAACGCGATCAGGCTGGGAATCGAACTCGACGAGCTCTCGGTCGACGTGGAGGGGGAGATCGACCGCCGGGGCGGACTCGGCCTCCGTGACCGCCCCGCGGACTTCGAGGGGATCGAGTACGTGACCACCCTCCGGACCGACGCTCCCGAAGCCGACGTTCGGCGCCTGGTACGTGCGGCCGAAGCGTGCTGTTACGTCCACGGCACGCTCTCTCGGGCGGTACCGCTGGGGGGAACGACGATCCTGAACGGATCGGTGTTGGACTGA
- a CDS encoding PQQ-binding-like beta-propeller repeat protein, with protein MSDTSTDLGTIDPAGSRHGGRRSATTLVADLAVVGSADGDLLALDSATLEGRWHVPCDRDATSVVTLTPFAGGVLVGERSPRGEVRLHDAADGEVRWRLATAETVGRPTSDDRFSLPFVVDAVTAGDRAVVAARRYERAGETRRFEGVVLAFAPDGTVEWRARTDASPVALDTDGDRVAVAYNRCPGDHDDGLVFHDATTGAVDLRWDPEAEGDRRVGDVSLWPGGIAVASHADHRGYRLSRSGDTRWRVDAATPTAVDGDRVYAYPNHVHATPDGVVVITGNTYPVEGRETEARHGRATAAIGYTPDGRHRFTAALGGFASEIATTGRRLVVPVAQGFRVRDPGVHGLRVVDPVDGPVRRVDTEGVVTAVTAGDDRIVAVEEPVRYHDDGVERGAYRVHAVGTN; from the coding sequence GTGAGCGACACGTCGACCGACCTGGGGACGATCGATCCCGCCGGCTCGCGCCACGGTGGCCGGCGGTCGGCGACGACGCTCGTCGCCGACCTCGCAGTCGTCGGGAGCGCGGACGGCGATCTGCTGGCGCTCGACTCGGCGACCCTCGAAGGGCGCTGGCACGTCCCCTGCGACCGGGACGCGACGAGCGTCGTCACCCTGACACCGTTCGCCGGCGGCGTCCTCGTCGGCGAGCGGAGTCCGCGCGGCGAGGTGCGACTCCACGACGCCGCGGACGGCGAGGTACGGTGGCGGCTGGCGACCGCAGAGACCGTCGGCCGCCCGACGAGCGACGACCGCTTCTCGCTACCGTTCGTCGTCGACGCTGTGACGGCCGGCGATCGGGCCGTCGTCGCCGCGCGGCGGTACGAACGCGCGGGCGAGACGCGACGCTTCGAGGGTGTCGTCCTCGCGTTCGCCCCGGACGGGACGGTCGAGTGGCGCGCCCGGACCGACGCCTCGCCGGTCGCCCTCGACACGGACGGGGACCGCGTCGCCGTCGCCTACAACCGTTGTCCCGGCGACCACGACGACGGACTGGTGTTCCACGACGCCACGACGGGGGCGGTCGACCTGCGGTGGGACCCCGAGGCCGAGGGTGACCGGCGCGTCGGCGACGTCTCGCTGTGGCCGGGCGGGATCGCCGTCGCAAGCCACGCCGACCACCGGGGCTACCGACTCTCGCGGTCGGGCGACACCCGCTGGCGGGTCGACGCCGCGACGCCGACGGCCGTCGACGGCGACCGGGTGTACGCCTACCCGAACCACGTCCACGCGACGCCGGACGGCGTCGTCGTCATCACTGGCAACACCTACCCCGTCGAGGGGCGGGAGACCGAGGCACGCCACGGGCGAGCGACCGCTGCGATCGGCTACACACCGGACGGACGCCACCGCTTCACCGCGGCGCTCGGCGGGTTCGCGTCGGAAATCGCGACCACTGGACGCCGACTCGTCGTCCCCGTCGCACAGGGGTTCCGCGTCCGCGACCCTGGCGTCCACGGCCTCCGGGTCGTCGATCCGGTCGACGGACCCGTGAGACGGGTTGACACGGAGGGCGTCGTCACGGCCGTCACAGCCGGGGACGACCGGATCGTCGCCGTCGAGGAACCCGTCCGCTACCACGACGACGGCGTCGAGCGGGGGGCGTACCGCGTCCACGCCGTCGGAACTAACTGA
- a CDS encoding DUF3209 family protein, with protein MTCHEIEALRLGLMNVLGTEDRSAREHAKTELEGHLDGPIEALAEAETLAGIERHLDAALVELEEEIAAADADDDEYDYLRGRLVAVRDAERAVGRLTGQGEDVLAGLGEAHDLLHEAFPVEDEA; from the coding sequence ATGACCTGCCACGAGATAGAAGCACTCCGACTCGGACTGATGAACGTCCTCGGCACCGAGGACCGAAGCGCGCGCGAGCACGCGAAGACGGAACTGGAGGGCCACCTGGACGGCCCGATCGAGGCGCTGGCGGAGGCGGAGACGCTCGCCGGGATCGAGCGCCACCTCGACGCCGCGCTGGTAGAGTTGGAAGAAGAGATCGCCGCGGCCGACGCGGACGACGACGAGTACGACTACCTCCGAGGGCGACTGGTCGCCGTCCGCGACGCCGAACGGGCGGTCGGTCGCCTCACCGGCCAGGGCGAGGACGTCCTCGCGGGGCTGGGCGAGGCCCACGACCTCCTCCACGAGGCGTTCCCGGTCGAGGACGAGGCGTGA
- a CDS encoding CbiX/SirB N-terminal domain-containing protein, which yields MSGRTDDSAETTPAGVSGSLDDEAVLLVGHGSRREKSNEQVRTLAVGLEERLGVPVDAGFLELAEPSITDAIAGLAPAVSTITVVHLSLFAASHVKNDVPLAVKRARTTHPDLTIHNGSHLGIHPAIVDLLDERAAAVEADLGVDRGSDDVAVVLCARGSSDPDANADVAKLARLLAEGRAFSTVQPAFIGVTDPRLDDRLHDVAKRRPDACVVLPYMLGDGVLTGRIRDGAEAFDADYPYVDAAAGDPLGTDSRLLDVLGDRWQAARTDSVDMSCDTCKYKVELDGYEEDVGGARATLRALTHQAAHADRSTVDDEPHAHDAPEKHVAVCTNQTCAADGAPAVLERLRQTARDSEACDARITRSSCLGRCGEGPMVAVYPDGVWYGGVDENDAGRIVSDHLDRDRIVSELVDQTL from the coding sequence ATGAGCGGGCGCACCGACGACTCGGCGGAGACGACGCCCGCAGGGGTATCGGGAAGCCTCGACGACGAGGCGGTGTTGCTCGTCGGCCACGGCTCGCGCCGCGAGAAATCGAACGAACAGGTTCGCACCCTCGCCGTAGGGCTGGAGGAACGCCTCGGCGTGCCCGTCGACGCCGGCTTCCTCGAACTCGCGGAGCCGTCGATCACGGACGCCATCGCGGGGCTCGCACCCGCCGTCTCGACGATCACGGTCGTCCACCTCTCCCTGTTCGCGGCCAGCCACGTCAAAAACGACGTGCCGCTTGCGGTCAAGCGGGCGCGGACGACTCATCCCGACCTCACCATCCACAACGGCTCGCACCTGGGTATCCACCCGGCCATCGTCGACCTGCTCGACGAACGGGCGGCGGCGGTCGAGGCCGACCTGGGCGTCGACCGCGGGAGCGACGACGTGGCGGTCGTGCTCTGTGCCCGGGGATCGAGCGACCCCGACGCCAACGCGGACGTTGCGAAACTGGCGCGACTGCTCGCGGAGGGACGGGCGTTCTCGACGGTCCAGCCGGCGTTCATCGGCGTCACCGACCCTCGCCTCGACGACCGCCTCCACGACGTCGCCAAGCGCCGTCCGGACGCGTGTGTCGTCCTGCCGTACATGCTCGGCGACGGCGTCCTCACCGGCCGCATCCGCGACGGGGCCGAGGCGTTCGACGCCGACTACCCCTACGTCGACGCCGCCGCTGGCGATCCGCTGGGCACCGACTCGCGACTGCTGGACGTCCTCGGCGACCGCTGGCAGGCCGCCCGCACCGACAGCGTGGACATGTCGTGTGACACCTGCAAGTACAAGGTGGAACTCGACGGCTACGAGGAGGACGTCGGCGGCGCTCGCGCGACGCTGCGGGCGCTCACCCACCAGGCCGCCCACGCCGACCGCTCGACCGTCGACGACGAGCCCCACGCCCATGACGCGCCGGAGAAGCACGTCGCGGTCTGTACGAACCAGACGTGCGCGGCCGACGGCGCGCCGGCGGTACTCGAACGCCTGCGACAGACGGCTCGCGACTCCGAGGCCTGCGACGCCCGCATCACGCGGTCGTCCTGTCTCGGGCGGTGTGGCGAGGGGCCGATGGTCGCCGTCTACCCGGACGGCGTCTGGTACGGCGGCGTCGACGAGAACGACGCCGGGCGTATCGTCTCGGATCACCTGGATCGCGACCGAATCGTTTCTGAACTCGTAGACCAAACCCTGTAA
- a CDS encoding cobalamin biosynthesis protein, whose protein sequence is MSALDPPADMLAAHPETAYFWGRVAGDGDLTADCVTVRTNDGTAAERLAAVAGADDTVGGTGVDDRIVEREYAHDTSITRAEEEFTVQVFGDLADRASAAFGLPIDGQPGGYRLDTFDEHRRQLLRGLLEGCGTVCFKSSAGTVGISFVHDDRRLLERIDALLSAIPVAAPTGEVSESSSGGYWFGLADDAAPDVGPWLYEGSGGSGLFAPSRRAKLLRSLDRIDA, encoded by the coding sequence ATGAGCGCGCTCGACCCACCCGCGGACATGCTCGCGGCCCACCCCGAGACGGCGTACTTCTGGGGGCGGGTCGCCGGCGACGGCGACCTGACCGCCGACTGCGTGACCGTGCGGACGAACGACGGGACGGCCGCGGAGCGACTGGCGGCGGTCGCGGGGGCCGACGACACCGTGGGGGGGACCGGCGTCGACGACCGCATCGTCGAACGGGAGTACGCCCACGACACCTCGATCACGCGCGCCGAGGAGGAGTTCACGGTGCAGGTGTTCGGCGACCTCGCCGACCGGGCGAGCGCCGCCTTCGGCCTGCCGATCGACGGCCAACCGGGGGGGTACCGCCTCGACACCTTCGACGAGCACCGCCGCCAACTCCTACGGGGCCTGCTGGAGGGGTGTGGGACCGTCTGTTTCAAGTCCTCGGCGGGGACGGTGGGGATCTCCTTTGTCCACGACGACCGGCGGCTGTTGGAGCGGATCGACGCGCTGCTGTCTGCGATACCGGTCGCCGCCCCGACCGGCGAGGTGTCGGAGAGCTCCTCGGGTGGGTACTGGTTCGGCCTCGCGGACGACGCCGCCCCGGACGTGGGCCCGTGGCTGTACGAGGGCAGCGGGGGGAGCGGACTCTTCGCGCCGTCGCGACGCGCGAAACTGCTGCGGAGCCTCGACCGGATCGACGCATGA
- a CDS encoding ferredoxin has translation MMTRYRIRLDRGACEGIFACLVRDDRFVEADDGLATVAGAKTEGTVALDCDDDRIADARGAAAACPVDAITVEER, from the coding sequence CTGATGACCCGCTATCGCATCCGACTCGACCGCGGCGCCTGTGAGGGCATCTTCGCCTGTCTGGTCCGCGACGACCGCTTCGTCGAGGCCGACGACGGGCTGGCGACGGTCGCGGGGGCCAAGACGGAGGGGACGGTGGCCCTCGACTGCGACGACGACCGCATAGCGGACGCCCGAGGGGCCGCCGCGGCCTGTCCGGTCGACGCCATCACCGTGGAGGAACGATGA
- the cobJ gene encoding precorrin-3B C(17)-methyltransferase, which produces MSTEDTDTTASTETETTCGASATTEAEATDSKCGASTTTDTETTASKCGASADDSSGSGSSCGGGSTDEKVGSTVDDFDADPGRLVAVGLGPGQPEGMTERARGALLDAEHVVGYTTYVDLLPDEVTESADELYDTPMCGEVSRTEEAIDRALAGNDVAIIGSGDPNVYALAGLALEILESKGGTASMVDFEVVPGVPAAQSCGARLGAPLVNDTVSISLSDHLTDMPTIESRLHAAAKEGFTVAIYNPWSRKRRENFEKCCEILLEHRDPETPVGIVHGAGREDEKTEIVDLGDLEGLGETDLIDMTTTIIVGNEETYVWDGRMVTPRGYESKYDY; this is translated from the coding sequence ATGAGTACCGAAGACACTGACACGACGGCGAGTACCGAGACGGAGACGACCTGCGGGGCGTCGGCGACGACCGAGGCCGAAGCAACCGACTCGAAATGCGGCGCGTCGACAACGACCGACACGGAGACGACGGCGTCGAAATGCGGCGCCTCGGCCGACGATTCGTCGGGGAGCGGATCGTCCTGTGGCGGCGGGTCGACCGACGAGAAGGTGGGCTCGACCGTCGACGACTTCGACGCCGACCCCGGCCGCCTCGTGGCGGTCGGCCTCGGCCCCGGCCAACCCGAAGGAATGACCGAGCGCGCCCGCGGGGCGTTGCTCGACGCGGAACACGTCGTCGGCTACACCACGTACGTCGACCTCCTGCCCGACGAGGTGACCGAGTCGGCCGACGAGCTGTACGACACGCCGATGTGCGGCGAAGTCTCGCGCACCGAGGAGGCCATCGACCGCGCGCTCGCGGGCAACGACGTGGCGATCATCGGGAGCGGCGACCCGAACGTCTACGCGCTCGCGGGGCTGGCGCTGGAGATCCTCGAATCCAAGGGTGGAACGGCCTCGATGGTCGACTTCGAGGTGGTTCCCGGCGTCCCCGCCGCACAGTCCTGTGGGGCACGGCTGGGCGCGCCACTGGTCAACGACACCGTCTCCATCTCGCTGTCGGACCACCTCACCGACATGCCGACGATCGAGTCGCGCCTCCACGCCGCCGCCAAGGAAGGGTTCACCGTCGCCATCTACAACCCGTGGAGCCGGAAGCGCCGCGAGAACTTCGAGAAGTGTTGCGAGATCCTGCTGGAACACCGCGATCCGGAGACGCCGGTGGGGATCGTCCACGGCGCGGGCCGCGAGGACGAGAAGACCGAAATCGTCGACCTCGGCGACCTGGAGGGCCTGGGCGAGACCGACCTGATCGACATGACGACGACGATCATCGTCGGCAACGAGGAGACGTACGTCTGGGACGGACGGATGGTCACGCCGCGGGGCTACGAGAGCAAGTACGACTACTGA
- a CDS encoding precorrin-3B C(17)-methyltransferase, whose product MAADTDGMGTLYVVGIGPGLPHAMTQRATDVIATADCVIASTLYQEFLRRDGTLPPADAVADGGSEASGTPRGDGEERRSSGNRTESGDGEAVDAVESTHTDAEGHVAVRPDGSRQEIVRSSMGRQIELAREAFERVRAGEDVVHVSGGDPNVYGKSDLLYLMAEEDDVRDVPIEVVPGVTAALGGAANVGAPLSNDFCTVSLSDKWRGWDEIEEKLRAAAISGFVIVLYNCWRDYERAIDVIRQERADDVPIAIVNDAGREDAGRNRDGETHTITTLGEATAHDDEVGGMGTSIIVGNAETTIWTNDHGDHLVTPRGGRDVDDF is encoded by the coding sequence ATGGCCGCCGACACCGACGGGATGGGGACCCTCTACGTGGTCGGCATCGGCCCCGGCCTCCCCCACGCGATGACCCAGCGAGCGACGGACGTGATCGCCACCGCCGACTGCGTGATCGCCTCGACGCTCTACCAGGAGTTCCTCCGTCGCGACGGCACGCTCCCGCCGGCGGACGCCGTGGCCGACGGGGGGAGCGAGGCGTCGGGGACGCCTCGGGGGGACGGCGAGGAGCGACGCTCCTCGGGCAACCGGACGGAGTCCGGTGACGGCGAAGCCGTCGACGCCGTCGAGAGCACCCACACCGACGCCGAGGGCCACGTCGCGGTCCGGCCGGACGGTAGCCGGCAAGAGATCGTCAGGTCGTCGATGGGGCGACAGATCGAACTCGCGCGCGAGGCGTTCGAGCGGGTGCGGGCGGGCGAGGACGTGGTCCACGTCTCCGGAGGTGACCCGAACGTCTACGGCAAGAGCGACCTGCTCTACCTGATGGCCGAGGAGGACGACGTTAGGGACGTGCCGATCGAGGTCGTTCCGGGCGTCACCGCGGCGCTGGGCGGCGCGGCCAACGTCGGCGCGCCCCTCTCGAACGACTTCTGTACGGTATCGCTGTCCGACAAGTGGCGCGGGTGGGACGAGATCGAGGAGAAACTCCGCGCGGCCGCGATCAGCGGGTTCGTGATCGTCCTCTACAACTGCTGGCGGGACTACGAGCGAGCGATCGACGTGATCCGACAGGAACGCGCCGACGACGTGCCCATCGCAATCGTCAACGACGCCGGCCGCGAGGACGCGGGGCGCAACCGCGACGGCGAGACACACACCATCACCACTCTCGGCGAGGCGACCGCCCACGACGACGAGGTCGGAGGCATGGGCACTTCGATCATCGTTGGCAACGCCGAGACGACCATCTGGACGAACGACCACGGCGACCACCTCGTCACCCCGCGCGGCGGGCGTGACGTCGACGACTTCTGA
- the cbiG gene encoding cobalt-precorrin 5A hydrolase: MSTDSDTTTDGDDSGGHCSTPDSDGEVAEEIAIISFERKLDTAREIEAGIGQGYETVDVVEYHGDVFADLWGEYDCFVGLMASGIAMRKTAPLLDDKWDDPAIVVVDEELTWAIPITGGHHGANQVANDLAEMGAVPAMTTASEAAGKQGVESKAKALDTHVVNGDSTVATNLAVLNEELGPVARLDGPRAVLVGDDVTVLKRNADEGVVLGTGTVSGVDAHQVREAWEAALSDLDLTLDDVDFVATGTRKEGEAGLYEAAREAGLGVVLFEKGTLEAFEGPSPSRSKELIGWPGIAEASAIAGGRDHELAREKERFDDAVTVAVGR; encoded by the coding sequence ATGAGCACGGACAGCGACACCACGACGGACGGAGACGACTCGGGCGGCCACTGTTCGACGCCGGATTCGGACGGCGAGGTGGCCGAGGAGATAGCGATCATCAGCTTCGAGCGGAAACTGGACACGGCCCGAGAGATCGAGGCGGGGATCGGTCAGGGCTACGAGACGGTCGACGTCGTCGAGTACCACGGCGACGTCTTCGCCGACCTCTGGGGCGAGTACGACTGCTTCGTCGGCCTGATGGCCTCGGGGATCGCGATGCGCAAGACCGCGCCGCTGCTCGACGACAAGTGGGACGATCCCGCCATCGTCGTCGTCGACGAGGAACTGACGTGGGCCATCCCCATCACCGGCGGCCACCACGGTGCCAACCAGGTGGCGAACGACCTCGCGGAGATGGGCGCGGTGCCCGCGATGACGACCGCCAGCGAGGCGGCGGGCAAGCAGGGCGTCGAGAGCAAGGCCAAGGCACTCGACACCCACGTCGTCAACGGCGACTCGACCGTGGCGACCAACCTCGCCGTCCTGAACGAGGAGCTCGGCCCGGTCGCGCGCCTCGACGGGCCCCGAGCGGTACTGGTCGGCGACGACGTGACCGTCCTCAAGCGCAACGCCGACGAGGGGGTCGTCCTCGGCACCGGCACGGTGTCGGGCGTCGACGCCCACCAGGTCCGCGAGGCGTGGGAGGCGGCCCTGTCCGACCTCGATCTGACCCTCGACGACGTCGACTTCGTCGCGACGGGCACCCGCAAGGAGGGCGAGGCGGGACTCTACGAGGCGGCCCGGGAGGCCGGTCTCGGCGTCGTCCTCTTCGAGAAGGGGACCTTGGAGGCGTTCGAGGGGCCCAGCCCCTCGCGGTCGAAGGAACTCATCGGCTGGCCGGGCATCGCGGAGGCGTCGGCCATCGCCGGCGGCCGCGACCACGAACTCGCCCGCGAGAAAGAGCGGTTCGACGACGCGGTGACCGTGGCGGTGGGTCGCTGA
- a CDS encoding cobalt-precorrin-4/precorrin-4 C(11)-methyltransferase: MTDPQAAIDAEAEARREERDPRIAERSAGDRGEGIPFIGAGPGDPGLLTVTGRELVEAADLVVHAGSLVNSELLERYCADAERVSSVGKDLEELIPLMRDAYEDGRTVVRLHSGDPAVYGAALEQMDALEREDVPTYIVPGVTSAFAASATLRTQLTLNGVANHVAFTRPQGKTLDPDEDHIAEFVGMGDVTTCIYLGTHAVAETMDRLLEAGHDPETPVAVIYHASWPDEDVIEGTVATIGDRVAEAGYRASALVVIGEAVRGGSTEGYERSYLYGDWASGDATEADD; this comes from the coding sequence ATGACCGACCCACAGGCGGCCATCGACGCCGAGGCCGAGGCGCGCCGCGAAGAGCGCGACCCCCGCATCGCCGAGCGGTCGGCGGGCGACCGCGGCGAGGGCATCCCCTTCATCGGCGCGGGGCCGGGCGATCCCGGCTTGCTGACCGTCACCGGGCGCGAACTCGTCGAGGCGGCGGACCTCGTGGTCCACGCGGGGTCGCTCGTCAACAGCGAACTGCTGGAGCGCTACTGCGCCGACGCCGAACGGGTGTCGAGCGTCGGGAAGGACCTCGAGGAACTGATCCCGCTCATGCGCGACGCCTACGAGGACGGGCGGACGGTCGTCCGCCTCCACAGCGGCGATCCGGCAGTCTACGGCGCGGCGCTCGAACAGATGGACGCCCTCGAACGGGAGGACGTCCCGACCTACATCGTCCCCGGCGTCACCTCGGCGTTCGCCGCGAGTGCGACCCTGCGGACCCAGTTGACGCTCAACGGCGTCGCCAACCACGTCGCCTTCACCCGGCCACAGGGGAAGACCCTCGACCCCGATGAGGACCACATCGCGGAGTTCGTCGGGATGGGCGACGTGACCACCTGCATCTACCTCGGCACCCACGCGGTTGCGGAGACGATGGACCGCCTGCTGGAGGCCGGCCACGACCCCGAGACGCCGGTCGCGGTGATCTACCACGCCTCGTGGCCCGACGAGGACGTAATCGAGGGGACGGTCGCCACCATCGGCGACCGGGTGGCCGAGGCGGGCTACCGTGCCTCGGCGCTGGTCGTGATCGGCGAGGCGGTGCGGGGCGGGAGCACCGAGGGGTACGAACGGTCCTACCTGTACGGCGACTGGGCGAGCGGCGACGCGACGGAGGCCGACGACTAA
- a CDS encoding cobalt-factor II C(20)-methyltransferase — protein sequence MTLYGVGLGPGDADLVTVRGKRALEGADVVYSPGRLSKTVATDHVPESKIGDLDFPMTRDDDELRRAWKAAAAEIAPRAREGTVAFVTLGDPNVYSTFGHLRRTLDTFHPAVDLEVVPGVSAVTAFATALGVEVAAGSSLALREAARGAAPTGPDRMILFKVTDVPATHEGLVDAGYDVQYGRRLFMEQGETVVTEDPSALEDRDYYTLAYAEKRELETTPATAAFDEARTATDGGEPVDDEDGEGTCGSPVDPIAWERAEGEACGDVVPEVPPR from the coding sequence ATGACGCTGTACGGCGTCGGTCTCGGCCCCGGTGATGCCGACCTCGTGACCGTTCGGGGCAAGCGCGCCCTCGAGGGCGCGGACGTGGTGTACTCGCCCGGCCGCCTCTCCAAGACCGTGGCGACCGACCACGTCCCGGAGTCGAAGATCGGTGACCTCGACTTCCCGATGACCCGCGACGACGACGAACTCCGGCGGGCGTGGAAGGCGGCGGCGGCCGAAATCGCCCCCCGTGCCCGAGAGGGCACCGTCGCGTTCGTCACCCTCGGCGACCCGAACGTCTACTCGACCTTCGGCCACCTCCGGCGGACGCTCGATACCTTCCACCCGGCCGTCGACCTCGAGGTCGTGCCGGGGGTGAGCGCCGTCACCGCGTTCGCGACGGCGCTGGGCGTGGAGGTCGCGGCGGGGTCGAGCCTCGCGCTCCGCGAGGCCGCCCGCGGCGCGGCCCCGACCGGGCCAGACCGCATGATCCTGTTCAAGGTGACCGACGTGCCCGCGACCCACGAGGGCCTCGTCGACGCCGGCTACGACGTGCAGTACGGCCGCCGCCTGTTCATGGAACAGGGGGAGACGGTCGTCACCGAGGATCCGTCTGCGCTCGAGGACCGGGACTACTACACGCTGGCCTACGCGGAGAAGCGGGAGTTGGAGACGACGCCGGCGACGGCGGCGTTCGACGAGGCACGGACGGCCACCGACGGGGGCGAACCCGTCGACGACGAGGACGGGGAGGGGACTTGCGGGTCGCCCGTCGACCCCATCGCGTGGGAACGCGCCGAGGGCGAGGCCTGTGGCGACGTGGTGCCGGAGGTGCCGCCCCGATGA
- the cbiT gene encoding precorrin-6Y C5,15-methyltransferase (decarboxylating) subunit CbiT — protein MSSVALPHDAKAGPTKSEVRAVLLDKLDLHPDDHFAEVGPCTGAVTVQAARRAGRVTAVERKPERLSVARKNLDANDVTTPVDLREAEAPEGLPDDADALFLGGSRNYEAVLDYAVETGVDRVVMNVSRLEVAGEATRAFRDRDLLDEVVQFQVSHGYDLAGATSFDSDNPVYMLVGGVDEGER, from the coding sequence ATGTCCAGCGTAGCGCTCCCTCACGACGCGAAGGCCGGCCCGACCAAGTCGGAGGTCCGGGCGGTCCTCCTCGACAAACTCGACTTGCACCCGGACGACCACTTCGCCGAGGTCGGCCCGTGTACCGGTGCCGTCACGGTTCAGGCGGCGCGTCGTGCCGGGCGCGTCACCGCCGTCGAGCGAAAGCCCGAACGGCTCTCGGTCGCGCGCAAGAACCTCGACGCCAACGACGTGACGACGCCAGTCGATCTCCGGGAGGCCGAAGCCCCCGAGGGGTTGCCCGACGACGCCGACGCCCTGTTTCTGGGCGGGAGTCGAAACTACGAGGCGGTGCTCGACTACGCCGTCGAGACCGGCGTGGACCGGGTCGTGATGAACGTCTCGCGACTGGAGGTGGCGGGCGAGGCGACTCGGGCCTTCCGCGACCGGGACTTGCTCGACGAGGTGGTGCAGTTTCAAGTGAGCCACGGCTACGACCTCGCGGGCGCGACGAGTTTCGACTCGGACAACCCGGTGTACATGCTCGTCGGCGGCGTCGACGAGGGGGAGCGATGA
- a CDS encoding MarR family transcriptional regulator: MAENADGGSGVLRSKRSATRYQILVGIAERQPAVSQQEIADAVGITAQAVSDYVQDLVEEGYVRSPGRGRYEVTKEGVDWLIGRTDELREFVTHVSEDVIGQVEIETALATARIEEGDAVSLSMRDGVLRATPGAAGSTTAVAVTSADPEGDVGVTDFEGVLDYDLGRVTAVSIPRVQDGGSGAVATGTVVDHATESDLVATAGTEALATARAAGLAPDVRFGTPQAVGEAAARGLDVLLLAVADELSTHLDHLRDDSINYEVVDTAE, encoded by the coding sequence ATGGCAGAGAACGCCGACGGGGGGTCGGGCGTCCTCCGGAGCAAGCGCTCGGCGACACGGTATCAGATTCTGGTCGGCATCGCCGAGCGACAGCCGGCGGTCAGCCAGCAGGAGATTGCGGACGCCGTCGGCATCACGGCCCAGGCGGTGAGCGACTACGTCCAAGACCTGGTCGAGGAAGGGTACGTCCGGAGTCCGGGACGGGGCCGCTACGAGGTGACCAAGGAGGGCGTCGACTGGCTCATCGGCCGGACGGACGAGCTCCGGGAGTTCGTCACCCACGTCTCCGAGGACGTGATCGGTCAGGTGGAGATCGAGACCGCCCTCGCGACCGCCCGGATCGAGGAGGGTGACGCCGTCTCGCTCTCGATGCGGGACGGCGTCCTCCGCGCGACCCCCGGCGCGGCCGGGAGTACAACTGCGGTTGCAGTCACGAGCGCCGACCCGGAGGGCGACGTCGGCGTCACCGACTTCGAGGGCGTCCTCGACTACGACCTCGGGCGGGTGACGGCCGTCTCGATCCCCCGGGTACAGGACGGCGGGAGTGGGGCGGTGGCGACGGGAACGGTCGTCGACCACGCCACAGAGAGTGACCTGGTGGCGACTGCGGGGACCGAGGCGTTGGCGACCGCGCGGGCGGCCGGCCTCGCTCCCGACGTGCGCTTTGGTACCCCGCAGGCGGTCGGCGAGGCCGCCGCCCGCGGGTTGGACGTGTTGCTTCTGGCCGTGGCCGACGAACTCTCGACCCACCTCGATCACCTCCGCGACGACAGTATCAACTACGAAGTCGTCGACACGGCGGAGTAG